DNA sequence from the Odontesthes bonariensis isolate fOdoBon6 chromosome 18, fOdoBon6.hap1, whole genome shotgun sequence genome:
TTGAAAGACGGCCCACGAGCGTCAGACCCCTGAAGCATTGTGAGGCGGCAGCAAAGCTGGAAGTCGGCACTGTGGGATCTGAACCTCTGAGCAAACAAGCAGCAGCTATCATGGCCACAGCGAGCACCTCAGGGCAGAGCGGCTTCggcaggaagaagaagaatccCGGGCTGATGGATCAGATTAGCAAATTCTTCGGAGGCGAGAAAAAGAAGAGGAGCAAGGTGAGCATCCTGCACCtgcatttaaagggacagttcgccgctttaactTTGACttgaactggaaaaaaatctaaatcttaccaagtatatttgtctcattgagtatctcattacacttaatataagacacaactgcctaacaagcaccatttcagccagatataggtacttgtttgaagaaaatacatctggaatatcttgttaaatgaaaaagtcttgaaaacaaattgttttgagtcatatttcatatgaaacaagcttttttcatttgaagaggtttttaagctaatttcaagctcacttttaactcaaaagtcctaaatatcatattttatttcaagaaatcttgacaagccgattttcactagttccattggcagatttttttttgcttatttcaagcaaaaatgtctcgtatttgttgttttttacttatttttggaggggcattttttaaaGTGTGAAGGCGTAAGATCATATTTGAAGTATTCTGTGGTCGTGTTCAGGCGGGTTTCTTGgacatgcactggaaaaaatcaaagtcttaccaagtatatttgtctcatttctagtccaaatatctcattacacttaatataagacacaactgcctaacaagcaccatttcagccagatatagggacttgttttaatacaatacatctggaatatcttgttaagtgaaaaagtcttgaaaacaaattgttttgagtcacatatcatatgaaacaagctttttttgacatttgaagaggtttttaaactaatttcaagatcacttttaactcaaaagtcctaaatatcacattttatttcaagaaatcttgtcaagccgattttcactagttccattggcagattttttttttgcttatttcaagcaaaaacgtcttgtatttgttgtttttttacttatttttggaggggcattttttccagtgtggtgtCATGTCACAGATACTTCCAAGATTTCTTTTAAGACATTACATTCcggtcattctgcagatgcttttatccaaagcgacttataataagtgtgttccacatcggtaggcaaaagaacttcaggtcacaagaaatcataagtgcatttccttccaaaaccaaacagctgagagAATAACTAGTGCtggagtaagtgcggtaagttaggtaccgagacaaatgggaagacaatttaggaaacaaataagtgcgtaagagaCTGATTGAAATCAAGTCATGATACCTTAATTTGTCAAACTGTTGCATGAGGGAAGGAAAGAAGGATTCAGCTGTTGGTCAGAGTCTTTATTCAGTTTGCTTTGGGTTGTTTTTTGAGTTTTTTGGCTGGCggtttttaaatatttctttctttttggttGCACGATTGAAAGGCAATGTGTAGTTTaaagttttactgttttatgtTGATCCAAAGACAACATCTTAGAATCAAACGTGGTAAAAATACCACGTTTGCTTCATGTTTCACCTACAGTGAGGAAAATAATCTGAGCATCTTTATCATTTTAACTCCTTTCGATGGCTTTTTGGCTTCATTTCTGCCTTTCTTGTGCTGTGATTTAGAGTCTTGCAACTCTCCCTCAGACGGGGTTTGAATAAAACGCCTAAATGGCCTAAATGTGGGTGCGTATCAGCCCCACGATGCAGGTACACTTAGTCTAATTGAGTCTGTGAATTGGCTGTGAGCTGCAGATTTAAACCTCTGCGATAGGAGGCGTCACCCCAGCCTGTTTTTCTGAGCATGCCACAATCCATTTGGGCTCTAATCTCTCACTCGTCCTCTGCAGGCTTTCTCTGCATCAAATGTAACACAACGAGGAgccaacagaaaacacaaaggcaTGCGTCTGTTCGCGTGTTTCAAAACTTTAGTTTTTCTGAGAAATCTTGAAGACAAGTGGAAGCAAACAGACATTTATGGAGGGGGGAAACAGACGATGCACTgggaaaaatcaaagtcttaccaagtatttctagtcaaaatatctcattacacttaatataagacacaactgcctaacaagtaccatttcagccagatatagggacttgtttgaagacaatacatctggaatatcttgttaaatgaaaaagtcttgaaaacaaattgttttgagtcggatttcacatgaaacaagctttttttttttcatttgaagaggtttttaagctaatttcaagatcacttttaactcaaaagtcctaaatatcatattttatttcaagaaatctggacaagccgattttcactagttccattggcagatttttttgcttatttcaagcaaaaatgtcttttatttattgtttttttacttatttttggaggggcattttttccagtgtgccgTGCTGTGTCCTCTCGTGTTTAATTACCTTCAACAGAACTCagtcactggaaaaaatgccccttcaaaaataagttaaaaaaaacaacaaatacaagacgtttttgcttaaaataagccaaaaaaaatctgccaatggaactaatgaaaatcggcttgtcaagatttcttgaaataaaatgtgatatttgggacttttgagataaaagtgatcttgaaattagattaaaaacctcttcaaatgtaaaaaaaaaaaaagcttgtttcatatgatatgtgactcaaaacaatttgttttcaagactttttcatttaacaagatattccagatgtattgtcttcaaacaagtccctatatctggctgaaatggtacttgttaggcagttgtgtcttatattaagtgtaatgagatatttggactagaaatgagacaaatatacttggtaatatttagattttttccagtgtaccttTTCATTTACACTTAATTTCCTCTTTGAGATGACTCAGAGGAGAGATCGTTCCGATCTGTTCAGCCTTGAATTTGCTTCATTAAAAGCTCATTTAACGCAGTTAAAAATGTTCTGGAACATCTCTCATAGCTTTTTGAACTGGTGTTACTCTGAGCTCTGTAAACTTGACCCCCTGCTGATCTTCTCAGGGCTCCTTCAGGGGTCACCTGGCTGCCTCACCTCAGCAATCCTCCGCCCGCCGTCGGACCAATGAAAACGCAGTGGTGCATTTCTTCAGGAGCATTGTAAGTCCCATGGATTATATTCTTACCTCACACATATCCGACACACCTttggagtcttttttttttgttcattttgaacTTTCGGAGCTTGGAGTTTGGTTCTGAATCTTTCAGAAAGCAGAACAAACTGCTCTCCTTGGTTTTATTCTGCATTACTGATGGATTCTGAGCACTTTCTTTGCATGTAAATCTGTTTTTCCTGCTTTTCCTCGCTGATTACAGAGCTGCATGATGTCTTCATTTACATACcgataaaagaaaaagactctCTCCGCTCTCACATGTGTTTCTTTCAGCTCAGTTTGTTGTGCCTTCTTGCCCTGTACAATCAGTCACCCTGTTGTTGTTGCTTGGTGTTTCTCACGCAggtttcctctcctcctcctaaaTCCAGGGTGAGTCTTGTTTTTCACCACATCTATTTGGTTGATATTCCAGCGGTGCGGCTGCAGGTTATAGAGATCATCTGAAACATATCAAACAGGCCGACATCTCATCACTCTCTCCTGcatcttttctttcctcctgTCAGCCGGTGCGTTAGAATCTCACTCTTCCGGCTGACGCCCCCTGGTGGCAGCTTCACAAACCACACTGAAACCAACCAGAAACTCACcgtttatcaaatcaaatctaatttgtttgtatagcacaattcattTACAAAACTACAGAAGCATATTGCATTcacttgagtcatatttcacatgaaacaagcttttttttttcatttaaagaggtttttaagctaatttcaagatcacttttatctcaaaagtcctaaatatcacatcttatttcaagaaatcttgaccagccgattttcactagttccattggcagatttttttgcttatttcaagcaaaaacgtcttgtatttgttgttttttttaacttatttttggaggggcattttttccagtgtcctCATCTCACCGtgtcgtttttcttttttatgtccAGTGGAGAGACGTCCTGGGTTTGGTACGTCACACAGTCTTTTCTCAGTGATCTCCCCTAAACGCTCCTTTGTCCACCTAACCCTCACGCCCACCCCGTGTCTTAATCTTTTCACGGCTTTCTTTAAGAGAAAcgtcttttatcttttattccTGAGCATGTGGAATCAAACCTCATTCAGATTCTGGGACTGAAAGGCTCCAACGCGTGTCTCACTAAAGAAACAACACATTTATTCACCGGCTGATTGATTTCTAACACAAACACTGGCTCGCTGGTACTTTTATTCCATTTAAATTCCCCTTCTTTGCTTCAATCCAGAGCGACTCGCTGCTTCTGGATGACTTTGAAACTGCTCGGCTATTTATGAACCGGTAAACATTTTCTCTCAGGAACTCGTGGCCTGCGTCACTCCTCCTCTCTTTCTTCCCTTTCACTCTTTGTTCTCGGTAACACCTCCATCTCCTCTGTGCCTGAAATGACTCACCAACCCCCCTTTTGTGTCATCTCATCTGTACGGCGACTGTCAGCAGCCATTTCAGGGTCATTTCTCGGCAATCATCCTTTCACATCCTCGGTGTCAGTCGGCTCCCCGTGGACCTCATCTTATCCTCGTCTGCCTTTTTCTGTCCCCCAAAGGTTGCTGTTAAATGACGCTGGGCCTGCCACGTGGTCACCTTTTCCTTCCTTAATGTCTCACCTCTGATATTCTCTTATAACAACAGCCTAAAACAATGCTGCTGTTGCAGAGAAACCACATACCTTTAGCttaaaaagcagtaaaatcagACCTTTTCAGAGACCTTTAGGCCCATTAAAAAGTTAGAAACCTCAGAGAAATGGAACCCATTTCAGGTCAAAACACCAAAAACTCACTCCTGATgtacagagatggggactcgagtcactgttttgatgacttgtgacttgagactcgactcggacttggaagttaaagactcggcacttgacttgacttgagacacgatgacttgaatgacttgagtgttaagcatctagcataacttccaactttgttcgtcatttgaagatccattctgaccagtaagtgctcgtcaaattagctaatattatcctgttagcctagtcgctagttagctaacgttagcttgctATGATACgggcacagattctataatactaCAGATTCgcaactcacggtgcatttccggtttccaacgaggcgattttggttgcagttccaccctctttccacgtggggcgctcaatttttggagaccagaatgaatggagtcctatggagctatacgccctagcgtgcccttatctcaagatataattttttctgtagtaattcgaatgttgttttcgaaagaggatgtttagaaaatacctacggctgagttttagatttttagagccactcatttgcttaaaaaaaggattttaagtgtatttgacgtcatacatagcttacgaccggagatgccgctttacggcaacaatcctgcttgttgttggtctcaaaggcagcagcgttttcaaggaagagctgtagtaagagagaatgtgtggtaacatcacagattcttaggctgtggtaacataagcgcaaaaagtccatcttaattctgtcgtcgcttggtatggagccagccgtcaagcggtgcctctggtcgtaattcattctttcgccggtcgaccagctgtcattagcacaatgctagcgcgttgtggacaacaagaagccaacctgtaagaaatcaaagggatatatgtactcgttcagtagatttttgacttgaaacccatgttgagctctcagaaactacattcaaatctgagcgctcttaaGGAGACTTAgatgaaactgaccatttgtagcatctagctctattgggcccaattcattctggtctccaccgacgcgcccagtggaattctggtggaactgcagccaaaaagccggtacaatggggcttaatagtaagtggcaaggctgttagaTAGATAGGCTGTGATACGGGGtagacaggttggacacattggccaatgatgtttactgacagttacttatatcttgtcttttcactttattaagatcagattctgcaggtaaaactgcaataataaggtgacttgacttgcccaagaaaaattacttgggacttacttgagacttgagacttgaaagctaaggcCGATTTTAGACCAGAGCGTgccgtggcggcagcgaaacgacggcagtcttacgccggttatcaggcggtgtgttcaacttggcttttcacaccggacagtccgcggccgcggtagttccgctccagccctgtctgcaaatCCCACAGATTATGTATTTAACTGCGCATATAgatgcaataacaataataataaaaaaaaataaataataataataataataataataatagtagctTTAGGCCTACAAGTTGCTCGTTGTTGTTTTCTAAGAGGGGGTTGGGGAGGTGTCTCTGAGACAGAATCTATCTGGCCACTGTTGAAAACGCCGACAGTTATCACCAGAGACTTGTTCAGCGAAATAGGTAAGTTTTGTCTTTGCCTCTCCGAGTTGACTATTTTATAACTCCGCAGTGAAGTTTTACATTATTGGTTTATTATTGTTGATAACTTCATTTCattgtttcatttcatttaatttcatttcatgTTACTCTAAACCGTCGTGTTTACTTcgacagaagaagagcagcagcgcTCCTTAAAACCGGTGGGTGGTCATCACCGTTTAAATAAAAAGTTCGAAGACATGAATACATAGCTGGTTTaatttccccattcatttcaacgagacaccgccggccgctgccgtccaaattccgctcgagttctattttccaaaagcagcgcgggacggaggcgtctccgcgccgctaccgcccgactaccgccgtgtcggtgtgcaaggacagatctgtttccatgtattttcacctccgccggtgaaaatcgcttccgttccgccacgctttgccgccctggtctgaaatgggcctaagacttgggacttacttgagacttggaagctaagacttgggacttacttgggacttgaaagctaagacttgagtcttactttagacttgaaagctaagacttgggacatacttgggacttgaaagctaaaacttgagtcttactttagacttgaaagctaagacttgagacttacttgagacttgcacatgtgtgacttggtcccatctctgctaatGTATCTAAAGAGGATGGAAAAGGATGGAAAACCAGGAGACATGTGAAAAAATGCACAAACAGTGCAAGATTTGAAGCATTACTGTAACAGAAATCCTTTTTGGCAGTAActgtatgtgttttttgttcAACAACAGTGatgaaaataacaacaaaacactTTGAGCAGCCGGTTTTAGTGCTCCTGATTCTGTCAGTAGCTGCTCAGAGGTAAAAATGCGACTCTTCTTGTAAAGTGAAATAGATTAACCCCCTGCTTAAAGGTTAGACAGACACAAAGCAGCAAAGGTTCTGGTTTTAGGTCTCCACCTGTGCTCATAGAGCGTCTTTTTCTAGGCCTCGTCGTCGCGTCCCGAGAGCACAAAGTCGCCGGTCAGGAGACGCAGAGACCAAAGCACGCTGTCCAGACTCTTCAACCTGGTGAGCGCCCAGCACTCTCTGTTTAACACAAAATCCATTTCTACCTGTGAATCTGGGCTTCATGAACGCTGTTTTACTGTCTGTGTTTG
Encoded proteins:
- the mbpa gene encoding uncharacterized protein mbpa is translated as MATASTSGQSGFGRKKKNPGLMDQISKFFGGEKKKRSKGSFRGHLAASPQQSSARRRTNENAVVHFFRSIVSSPPPKSRWRDVLGLASSSRPESTKSPVRRRRDQSTLSRLFNLGEAKSRPPPKRWSTIF